The Sebastes umbrosus isolate fSebUmb1 chromosome 4, fSebUmb1.pri, whole genome shotgun sequence genome has a window encoding:
- the polg gene encoding DNA polymerase subunit gamma-1 isoform X2 — MLHVLRCPLQRTLISLQWRCLRSLYSTKPRSSQGEESTETRLNPLNIQMLSRNLHEQIFRGLEPDYKEEDVERSIRHLQKHQLWGKETSLMPEVEMKLPRMYGKNIDEHFRVLAQKQSIPYLEAASKLQLAELPPMPREWSWEVGWTRYGPNGESQKVDFPEESALVFDVEVCVTEGQCPTLAVAVSPTNWYSWCSKRLIEERYSWSNQLTLADLIPLETPINSARPPRGQWKERLIVGHNVSFDRSFIKEQYLLKGSKVRFMDTMSLHMAISGLTGFQRTLWMANKLGKRRGLQEVKEHIKKAGQKREGPMIGSWDWVNISSINNLADVHALYVGGPPLKKEARETFVKGSMMDVRNNFQELMQYCAMDVEATHQVFTEQLPLFMERCPHPVTFAGMLEMGVSYLPVNHNWGRYLEDSQDTYEELQREMKKSLMALADDACQLLQDDRYKEDPWLWDLEWDVQEFKLLKVAASKKKKAAETKVATPLPDWEEDPGPPSEEEMAGPCPGRLAVEKLKETVTRLPKRRQHLPGHPGWYRKLCEKMSAEDSWSPGANLISLQMRVTPKLMGLTWDGFPLHYTKKYGWGYLVPGRRDNLESEEESAGPVCPHRAIESVYREHCEQNSKVQPEYLDSNPSDDLMWTDSAVWAKVEEFGSLESLTEENGVRMTKNGERKKNGSQDPHHVPEESQCHYHHGNGPYNDVDIPGCWFFKLPHKDGNHNNVGSPFSKDFLSKMEDGTLRAGHGGTNATRALEINKMMSFWRNAHKRISSQKVLWLRKGELPHTVSRHKEFDEEGQYGAILPQVVTAGTVTRRAVEPTWLTASNARRDRVGSELKAMVQVPPGYHLVGADVDSQELWIAAVLGEAQFAGMHGCTAFGWMTLQGKKSQGTDLHSRTADTVGISREHAKVFNYGRIYGAGQPFAERLLLQFNHRLGQTEAASKARQMYALTKGTRRYQLSEEGEWIVNELGIEVANEEDGSVTLQELRRISRLASQSYRRRKWDIVGKRLWAGGTESDMFNKLESIAHSAQPATPVLGCRISRALEPSAVKNEFITSRVNWAVQSSAVDYLHLMLVAMKWLFEEHNIDGRFCISIHDEVRYLVRSEDRYRAALALQITNLLTRSVFAHALGMQDLPQSVAFFSAVDIDQCLRKEVTMDCVTPSNPTGLERRYGLPPEIVGVTVNPCKHSHWKHLPEEHSEESRYEAQRE, encoded by the exons ATGCTGCATGTGTTGCGCTGTCCTCTGCAGAGGACTCTCATCTCTCTTCAATGGAGGTGTCTACGCTCCCTCTACTCCACCAAGCCTCGCTCTTCCCAGGGCGAGGAATCCACAGAGACCCGCTTGAACCCCCTTAACATCCAGATGCTGTCGAGGAACCTCCACGAGCAGATCTTCCGAGGGCTGGAGCCGGACTACAAAGAGGAGGATGTGGAGCGCAGCATCAGGCACCTGCAGAAACACCAGCTGTGGGGGAAGGAAACTTCATTGATGCCCGAGGTGGAGATGAAGCTTCCCCGAATGTATGGCAAAAATATCGATGAGCACTTTCGTGTCTTGGCCCAGAAGCAGAGTATACCCTACCTTGAGGCTGCCAGCAAGCTGCAGCTGGCTGAGCTCCCTCCCATGCCACGGGAATGGAGCTGGGAGGTTGGTTGGACACGCTATGGGCCCAATGGGGAGAGTCAGAAAGTTGATTTCCCAGAGGAGTCGGCACTGGTGTTTGATGTGGAGGTGTGCGTCACAGAGGGACAGTGTCCAACACTGGCTGTTGCTGTGTCTCCCACTAACTG GTACTCCTGGTGCAGTAAGCGTCTGATAGAAGAGCGGTACTCCTGGTCAAACCAGTTGACCCTAGCTGACCTCATCCCCTTGGAGACACCCATCAACTCTGCCCGCCCCCCAAGGGGTCAGTGGAAGGAGAGGCTCATCGTCGGCCATAATGTCAGTTTTGACCGATCTTTCATTAAGGAGCAATACTTACTAAAG GGTTCTAAGGTACGCTTCATGGACACCATGAGCCTTCACATGGCCATCTCTGGGCTGACCGGCTTCCAGCGCACACTGTGGATGGCCAATAAGCTGGGTAAAAGGAGGGGTCTGCAGGAGGTCAAGGAACACATTAAAAAAGCTGGACAGAAAAGGGAGGGTCCAATG ATTGGCTCCTGGGACTGGGTTAATATTAGCAGCATTAATAACCTGGCTGATGTCCATGCTCTGTACGTGGGAGGACCGCCACTGAAGAAAGAGGCCAGAGAGACGTTTGTGAAGGGCAGCATGATGGATGTCAGGAACAACTTCCAG GAGTTAATGCAGTACTGCGCCATGGATGTCGAGGCCACACATCAAGTGTTCACAGAACAGCTTCCCCTCTTCATGGAGAG GTGCCCTCATCCAGTGACGTTTGCAGGAATGCTGGAGATGGGTGTTAGCTACcttcctgtcaatcacaactgGGGGCGTTACCTGGAAGATTCTCAGGACACTTACGAAGAGCTCCAGAGGGAGATGAAGAAGTCTCTGATGGCTCTAGCGGACGATGCCTGTCAGCTGCTGCAGGATGACAG gTACAAAGAAGACCCCTGGCTTTGGGATCTTGAATGGGATGTACAGGAGTTTAAGCTGTTGAAAGTAGCAGCCAGCAAGAAGAAAAAAGCAGCCGAAACAAAAGTTGCTACTCCTCTTCCAGACTGGGAAGAAG ACCCAGGTCCACCCTCTGAAGAGGAGATGGCAGGCCCTTGCCCCGGCAGGCTGGCTGTGGAGAAGCTGAAGGAAACGGTGACTCGACTTCCTAAGAGAAGGCAGCATCTGCCTGGACATCCGGG GTGGTATCGTAAGCTGTGTGAGAAGATGTCTGCGGAGGACAGCTGGTCACCTGGAGCCAACCTCATCAGTCTACAGATGAGAGTGACTCCTAAGCTGATGGGTCTGACGTGGGACGGTTTTCCCCTGCATTACACAAAGAAATATGGGTGGGGCTACCTGGTACCTGGACGCAGGGATAACCTGGAGTCTGAGGAGGAAAGTGCAGGGCCTGTTTGCCCACACAG AGCTATTGAGAGTGTTTACAGAGAGCATTGTGAGCAGAACAGCAAAGTGCAACCTGAATATCTGGACAGCAACCCTTCAGATGACCTCATGTGGACAGACAGCGCAGTGTGGGCAAAG GTGGAGGAGTTTGGTTCCCTGGAGAGTCTGACGGAGGAAAATGGAGTCAGAATGACGAAAAAtggggagaggaagaaaaacggG TCTCAAGATCCACATCATGTCCCAGAGGAGAGTCAGTGCCATTATCACCATGGAAACGGCCCCTACAACGACGTAGATATCCCAGGGTGCTGGTTTTTCAAATTACCTCATAAG gatgGGAATCACAACAATGTTGGCAGTCCTTTTTCAAAAGACTTCCTGTCCAAGATGGAGGATGGTACTCTCAGGGCTGGACATGGTGGAACCAACGCCACACGAGCTCTGGAGATCAACAAAATGATGTCCTTCTGGAGGAACGCCCATAAACGTATAAG CTCTCAGAAGGTGCTGTGGCTGCGAAAGGGAGAgcttcctcatactgtcagcag ACACAAAGAGTTTGATGAAGAGGGCCAGTACGGTGCCATATTACCTCAGGTCGTCACCGCTGGAACGGTAACACGCAGGGCTGTGGAGCCAACGTGGCTGACTGCCAGTAATGCACGG CGGGATCGGGTAGGCAGTGAGCTGAAGGCCATGGTGCAGGTACCACCTGGATATCACCTGGTGGGAGCAGATGTAGACTCTCAAGAGTTGTGGATTGCTGCTGTGCTCGGAGAGGCTCAATTTGCTGGCATGCACG GTTGCACAGCGTTTGGCTGGATGACTCTTCAGGGAAAGAAGAGTCAGGGCACCGACCTGCACAGCCGCACCGCTGATACTGTGGGCATCAGCCGAGAGCACGCCAAGGTGTTCAACTACGGACGCATTTATGGTGCAGGACAGCCCTTCGctgagaggctgctgctgcagttcaACCACCGCCTGGGTCAGACGGAAGCTGCCAGTAAGGCCAGGCAGATGTACGCCTTGACAAAGGGCACACGCAG ATACCAGTTGTCAGAGGAGGGTGAGTGGATTGTCAACGAGCTGGGTATAGAGGTGGCGAACGAAGAAGATGGAAGTGTCACCCTGCAGGAGTTGCGGAGGATCTCTCGCCTGGCCTCACAGAG CTATCGGCGGAGGAAGTGGGATATAGTTGGCAAACGTCTGTGGGCTGGAGGTACAGAGTCGGACATGTTCAACAAGCTGGAGAGTATTGCTCATTCTGCCCAGCCAGCCACTCCTGTTCTGGGCTGCAGGATTAGCAGAGCGCTGGAGCCCAGTGCAGTTAAGAATGAG tTTATCACGAGCAGAGTGAACTGGGCGGTCCAGAGCTCTGCAGTGGACTATCTACATCTGATGCTGGTGGCCATGAAGTGGCTGTTTGAGGAGCACAACATCGATGGCCGTTTCTGCATCAGCATCCATGACGAGGTGCGGTACCTCGTCCGCAGCGAAGACCGTTACCGAGCAGCGCTGGCACTTCAGATCACAAACCTGCTCACGAG GAGTGTGTTCGCCCACGCGTTAGGCATGCAGGACCTTCCTCAGTCAGTCGCTTTCTTCAGTGCAGTTGACATCGACCAGTGTCTGAGGAAGGAGGTCACCATGGACTGCGTAACCCCCTCCAACCCTACAGGTCTGGAAAGAAGATACGGCCTTCCACCTG agataGTAGGTGTTACAGTAAATCCATGTAAACACAGTCACTGGAAGCATTTACCTGAAGAGCACAGTGAGGAGAGTCGATACGAAGCCCAAAGAGAGTAA
- the polg gene encoding DNA polymerase subunit gamma-1 isoform X1 produces MLHVLRCPLQRTLISLQWRCLRSLYSTKPRSSQGEESTETRLNPLNIQMLSRNLHEQIFRGLEPDYKEEDVERSIRHLQKHQLWGKETSLMPEVEMKLPRMYGKNIDEHFRVLAQKQSIPYLEAASKLQLAELPPMPREWSWEVGWTRYGPNGESQKVDFPEESALVFDVEVCVTEGQCPTLAVAVSPTNWYSWCSKRLIEERYSWSNQLTLADLIPLETPINSARPPRGQWKERLIVGHNVSFDRSFIKEQYLLKGSKVRFMDTMSLHMAISGLTGFQRTLWMANKLGKRRGLQEVKEHIKKAGQKREGPMIGSWDWVNISSINNLADVHALYVGGPPLKKEARETFVKGSMMDVRNNFQELMQYCAMDVEATHQVFTEQLPLFMERCPHPVTFAGMLEMGVSYLPVNHNWGRYLEDSQDTYEELQREMKKSLMALADDACQLLQDDRYKEDPWLWDLEWDVQEFKLLKVAASKKKKAAETKVATPLPDWEEDPGPPSEEEMAGPCPGRLAVEKLKETVTRLPKRRQHLPGHPGWYRKLCEKMSAEDSWSPGANLISLQMRVTPKLMGLTWDGFPLHYTKKYGWGYLVPGRRDNLESEEESAGPVCPHRAIESVYREHCEQNSKVQPEYLDSNPSDDLMWTDSAVWAKVEEFGSLESLTEENGVRMTKNGERKKNGQSQDPHHVPEESQCHYHHGNGPYNDVDIPGCWFFKLPHKDGNHNNVGSPFSKDFLSKMEDGTLRAGHGGTNATRALEINKMMSFWRNAHKRISSQKVLWLRKGELPHTVSRHKEFDEEGQYGAILPQVVTAGTVTRRAVEPTWLTASNARRDRVGSELKAMVQVPPGYHLVGADVDSQELWIAAVLGEAQFAGMHGCTAFGWMTLQGKKSQGTDLHSRTADTVGISREHAKVFNYGRIYGAGQPFAERLLLQFNHRLGQTEAASKARQMYALTKGTRRYQLSEEGEWIVNELGIEVANEEDGSVTLQELRRISRLASQSYRRRKWDIVGKRLWAGGTESDMFNKLESIAHSAQPATPVLGCRISRALEPSAVKNEFITSRVNWAVQSSAVDYLHLMLVAMKWLFEEHNIDGRFCISIHDEVRYLVRSEDRYRAALALQITNLLTRSVFAHALGMQDLPQSVAFFSAVDIDQCLRKEVTMDCVTPSNPTGLERRYGLPPEIVGVTVNPCKHSHWKHLPEEHSEESRYEAQRE; encoded by the exons ATGCTGCATGTGTTGCGCTGTCCTCTGCAGAGGACTCTCATCTCTCTTCAATGGAGGTGTCTACGCTCCCTCTACTCCACCAAGCCTCGCTCTTCCCAGGGCGAGGAATCCACAGAGACCCGCTTGAACCCCCTTAACATCCAGATGCTGTCGAGGAACCTCCACGAGCAGATCTTCCGAGGGCTGGAGCCGGACTACAAAGAGGAGGATGTGGAGCGCAGCATCAGGCACCTGCAGAAACACCAGCTGTGGGGGAAGGAAACTTCATTGATGCCCGAGGTGGAGATGAAGCTTCCCCGAATGTATGGCAAAAATATCGATGAGCACTTTCGTGTCTTGGCCCAGAAGCAGAGTATACCCTACCTTGAGGCTGCCAGCAAGCTGCAGCTGGCTGAGCTCCCTCCCATGCCACGGGAATGGAGCTGGGAGGTTGGTTGGACACGCTATGGGCCCAATGGGGAGAGTCAGAAAGTTGATTTCCCAGAGGAGTCGGCACTGGTGTTTGATGTGGAGGTGTGCGTCACAGAGGGACAGTGTCCAACACTGGCTGTTGCTGTGTCTCCCACTAACTG GTACTCCTGGTGCAGTAAGCGTCTGATAGAAGAGCGGTACTCCTGGTCAAACCAGTTGACCCTAGCTGACCTCATCCCCTTGGAGACACCCATCAACTCTGCCCGCCCCCCAAGGGGTCAGTGGAAGGAGAGGCTCATCGTCGGCCATAATGTCAGTTTTGACCGATCTTTCATTAAGGAGCAATACTTACTAAAG GGTTCTAAGGTACGCTTCATGGACACCATGAGCCTTCACATGGCCATCTCTGGGCTGACCGGCTTCCAGCGCACACTGTGGATGGCCAATAAGCTGGGTAAAAGGAGGGGTCTGCAGGAGGTCAAGGAACACATTAAAAAAGCTGGACAGAAAAGGGAGGGTCCAATG ATTGGCTCCTGGGACTGGGTTAATATTAGCAGCATTAATAACCTGGCTGATGTCCATGCTCTGTACGTGGGAGGACCGCCACTGAAGAAAGAGGCCAGAGAGACGTTTGTGAAGGGCAGCATGATGGATGTCAGGAACAACTTCCAG GAGTTAATGCAGTACTGCGCCATGGATGTCGAGGCCACACATCAAGTGTTCACAGAACAGCTTCCCCTCTTCATGGAGAG GTGCCCTCATCCAGTGACGTTTGCAGGAATGCTGGAGATGGGTGTTAGCTACcttcctgtcaatcacaactgGGGGCGTTACCTGGAAGATTCTCAGGACACTTACGAAGAGCTCCAGAGGGAGATGAAGAAGTCTCTGATGGCTCTAGCGGACGATGCCTGTCAGCTGCTGCAGGATGACAG gTACAAAGAAGACCCCTGGCTTTGGGATCTTGAATGGGATGTACAGGAGTTTAAGCTGTTGAAAGTAGCAGCCAGCAAGAAGAAAAAAGCAGCCGAAACAAAAGTTGCTACTCCTCTTCCAGACTGGGAAGAAG ACCCAGGTCCACCCTCTGAAGAGGAGATGGCAGGCCCTTGCCCCGGCAGGCTGGCTGTGGAGAAGCTGAAGGAAACGGTGACTCGACTTCCTAAGAGAAGGCAGCATCTGCCTGGACATCCGGG GTGGTATCGTAAGCTGTGTGAGAAGATGTCTGCGGAGGACAGCTGGTCACCTGGAGCCAACCTCATCAGTCTACAGATGAGAGTGACTCCTAAGCTGATGGGTCTGACGTGGGACGGTTTTCCCCTGCATTACACAAAGAAATATGGGTGGGGCTACCTGGTACCTGGACGCAGGGATAACCTGGAGTCTGAGGAGGAAAGTGCAGGGCCTGTTTGCCCACACAG AGCTATTGAGAGTGTTTACAGAGAGCATTGTGAGCAGAACAGCAAAGTGCAACCTGAATATCTGGACAGCAACCCTTCAGATGACCTCATGTGGACAGACAGCGCAGTGTGGGCAAAG GTGGAGGAGTTTGGTTCCCTGGAGAGTCTGACGGAGGAAAATGGAGTCAGAATGACGAAAAAtggggagaggaagaaaaacggG CAGTCTCAAGATCCACATCATGTCCCAGAGGAGAGTCAGTGCCATTATCACCATGGAAACGGCCCCTACAACGACGTAGATATCCCAGGGTGCTGGTTTTTCAAATTACCTCATAAG gatgGGAATCACAACAATGTTGGCAGTCCTTTTTCAAAAGACTTCCTGTCCAAGATGGAGGATGGTACTCTCAGGGCTGGACATGGTGGAACCAACGCCACACGAGCTCTGGAGATCAACAAAATGATGTCCTTCTGGAGGAACGCCCATAAACGTATAAG CTCTCAGAAGGTGCTGTGGCTGCGAAAGGGAGAgcttcctcatactgtcagcag ACACAAAGAGTTTGATGAAGAGGGCCAGTACGGTGCCATATTACCTCAGGTCGTCACCGCTGGAACGGTAACACGCAGGGCTGTGGAGCCAACGTGGCTGACTGCCAGTAATGCACGG CGGGATCGGGTAGGCAGTGAGCTGAAGGCCATGGTGCAGGTACCACCTGGATATCACCTGGTGGGAGCAGATGTAGACTCTCAAGAGTTGTGGATTGCTGCTGTGCTCGGAGAGGCTCAATTTGCTGGCATGCACG GTTGCACAGCGTTTGGCTGGATGACTCTTCAGGGAAAGAAGAGTCAGGGCACCGACCTGCACAGCCGCACCGCTGATACTGTGGGCATCAGCCGAGAGCACGCCAAGGTGTTCAACTACGGACGCATTTATGGTGCAGGACAGCCCTTCGctgagaggctgctgctgcagttcaACCACCGCCTGGGTCAGACGGAAGCTGCCAGTAAGGCCAGGCAGATGTACGCCTTGACAAAGGGCACACGCAG ATACCAGTTGTCAGAGGAGGGTGAGTGGATTGTCAACGAGCTGGGTATAGAGGTGGCGAACGAAGAAGATGGAAGTGTCACCCTGCAGGAGTTGCGGAGGATCTCTCGCCTGGCCTCACAGAG CTATCGGCGGAGGAAGTGGGATATAGTTGGCAAACGTCTGTGGGCTGGAGGTACAGAGTCGGACATGTTCAACAAGCTGGAGAGTATTGCTCATTCTGCCCAGCCAGCCACTCCTGTTCTGGGCTGCAGGATTAGCAGAGCGCTGGAGCCCAGTGCAGTTAAGAATGAG tTTATCACGAGCAGAGTGAACTGGGCGGTCCAGAGCTCTGCAGTGGACTATCTACATCTGATGCTGGTGGCCATGAAGTGGCTGTTTGAGGAGCACAACATCGATGGCCGTTTCTGCATCAGCATCCATGACGAGGTGCGGTACCTCGTCCGCAGCGAAGACCGTTACCGAGCAGCGCTGGCACTTCAGATCACAAACCTGCTCACGAG GAGTGTGTTCGCCCACGCGTTAGGCATGCAGGACCTTCCTCAGTCAGTCGCTTTCTTCAGTGCAGTTGACATCGACCAGTGTCTGAGGAAGGAGGTCACCATGGACTGCGTAACCCCCTCCAACCCTACAGGTCTGGAAAGAAGATACGGCCTTCCACCTG agataGTAGGTGTTACAGTAAATCCATGTAAACACAGTCACTGGAAGCATTTACCTGAAGAGCACAGTGAGGAGAGTCGATACGAAGCCCAAAGAGAGTAA
- the polg gene encoding DNA polymerase subunit gamma-1 isoform X3, whose translation MLHVLRCPLQRTLISLQWRCLRSLYSTKPRSSQGEESTETRLNPLNIQMLSRNLHEQIFRGLEPDYKEEDVERSIRHLQKHQLWGKETSLMPEVEMKLPRMYGKNIDEHFRVLAQKQSIPYLEAASKLQLAELPPMPREWSWEVGWTRYGPNGESQKVDFPEESALVFDVEVCVTEGQCPTLAVAVSPTNWYSWCSKRLIEERYSWSNQLTLADLIPLETPINSARPPRGQWKERLIVGHNVSFDRSFIKEQYLLKGSKVRFMDTMSLHMAISGLTGFQRTLWMANKLGKRRGLQEVKEHIKKAGQKREGPMIGSWDWVNISSINNLADVHALYVGGPPLKKEARETFVKGSMMDVRNNFQELMQYCAMDVEATHQVFTEQLPLFMERCPHPVTFAGMLEMGVSYLPVNHNWGRYLEDSQDTYEELQREMKKSLMALADDACQLLQDDRYKEDPWLWDLEWDVQEFKLLKVAASKKKKAAETKVATPLPDWEEDPGPPSEEEMAGPCPGRLAVEKLKETVTRLPKRRQHLPGHPGWYRKLCEKMSAEDSWSPGANLISLQMRVTPKLMGLTWDGFPLHYTKKYGWGYLVPGRRDNLESEEESAGPVCPHRAIESVYREHCEQNSKVQPEYLDSNPSDDLMWTDSAVWAKVEEFGSLESLTEENGVRMTKNGERKKNGQSQDPHHVPEESQCHYHHGNGPYNDVDIPGCWFFKLPHKDGNHNNVGSPFSKDFLSKMEDGTLRAGHGGTNATRALEINKMMSFWRNAHKRISSQKVLWLRKGELPHTVSRHKEFDEEGQYGAILPQVVTAGTVTRRAVEPTWLTASNARRDRVGSELKAMVQVPPGYHLVGADVDSQELWIAAVLGEAQFAGMHGCTAFGWMTLQGKKSQGTDLHSRTADTVGISREHAKVFNYGRIYGAGQPFAERLLLQFNHRLGQTEAASKARQMYALTKGTRRYQLSEEGEWIVNELGIEVANEEDGSVTLQELRRISRLASQSYRRRKWDIVGKRLWAGGTESDMFNKLESIAHSAQPATPVLGCRISRALEPSAVKNEFITSRVNWAVQSSAVDYLHLMLVAMKWLFEEHNIDGRFCISIHDEVRYLVRSEDRYRAALALQITNLLTRSVFAHALGMQDLPQSVAFFSAVDIDQCLRKEVTMDCVTPSNPTGLERRYGLPPGEALDMYQIIDITKGSLNKGR comes from the exons ATGCTGCATGTGTTGCGCTGTCCTCTGCAGAGGACTCTCATCTCTCTTCAATGGAGGTGTCTACGCTCCCTCTACTCCACCAAGCCTCGCTCTTCCCAGGGCGAGGAATCCACAGAGACCCGCTTGAACCCCCTTAACATCCAGATGCTGTCGAGGAACCTCCACGAGCAGATCTTCCGAGGGCTGGAGCCGGACTACAAAGAGGAGGATGTGGAGCGCAGCATCAGGCACCTGCAGAAACACCAGCTGTGGGGGAAGGAAACTTCATTGATGCCCGAGGTGGAGATGAAGCTTCCCCGAATGTATGGCAAAAATATCGATGAGCACTTTCGTGTCTTGGCCCAGAAGCAGAGTATACCCTACCTTGAGGCTGCCAGCAAGCTGCAGCTGGCTGAGCTCCCTCCCATGCCACGGGAATGGAGCTGGGAGGTTGGTTGGACACGCTATGGGCCCAATGGGGAGAGTCAGAAAGTTGATTTCCCAGAGGAGTCGGCACTGGTGTTTGATGTGGAGGTGTGCGTCACAGAGGGACAGTGTCCAACACTGGCTGTTGCTGTGTCTCCCACTAACTG GTACTCCTGGTGCAGTAAGCGTCTGATAGAAGAGCGGTACTCCTGGTCAAACCAGTTGACCCTAGCTGACCTCATCCCCTTGGAGACACCCATCAACTCTGCCCGCCCCCCAAGGGGTCAGTGGAAGGAGAGGCTCATCGTCGGCCATAATGTCAGTTTTGACCGATCTTTCATTAAGGAGCAATACTTACTAAAG GGTTCTAAGGTACGCTTCATGGACACCATGAGCCTTCACATGGCCATCTCTGGGCTGACCGGCTTCCAGCGCACACTGTGGATGGCCAATAAGCTGGGTAAAAGGAGGGGTCTGCAGGAGGTCAAGGAACACATTAAAAAAGCTGGACAGAAAAGGGAGGGTCCAATG ATTGGCTCCTGGGACTGGGTTAATATTAGCAGCATTAATAACCTGGCTGATGTCCATGCTCTGTACGTGGGAGGACCGCCACTGAAGAAAGAGGCCAGAGAGACGTTTGTGAAGGGCAGCATGATGGATGTCAGGAACAACTTCCAG GAGTTAATGCAGTACTGCGCCATGGATGTCGAGGCCACACATCAAGTGTTCACAGAACAGCTTCCCCTCTTCATGGAGAG GTGCCCTCATCCAGTGACGTTTGCAGGAATGCTGGAGATGGGTGTTAGCTACcttcctgtcaatcacaactgGGGGCGTTACCTGGAAGATTCTCAGGACACTTACGAAGAGCTCCAGAGGGAGATGAAGAAGTCTCTGATGGCTCTAGCGGACGATGCCTGTCAGCTGCTGCAGGATGACAG gTACAAAGAAGACCCCTGGCTTTGGGATCTTGAATGGGATGTACAGGAGTTTAAGCTGTTGAAAGTAGCAGCCAGCAAGAAGAAAAAAGCAGCCGAAACAAAAGTTGCTACTCCTCTTCCAGACTGGGAAGAAG ACCCAGGTCCACCCTCTGAAGAGGAGATGGCAGGCCCTTGCCCCGGCAGGCTGGCTGTGGAGAAGCTGAAGGAAACGGTGACTCGACTTCCTAAGAGAAGGCAGCATCTGCCTGGACATCCGGG GTGGTATCGTAAGCTGTGTGAGAAGATGTCTGCGGAGGACAGCTGGTCACCTGGAGCCAACCTCATCAGTCTACAGATGAGAGTGACTCCTAAGCTGATGGGTCTGACGTGGGACGGTTTTCCCCTGCATTACACAAAGAAATATGGGTGGGGCTACCTGGTACCTGGACGCAGGGATAACCTGGAGTCTGAGGAGGAAAGTGCAGGGCCTGTTTGCCCACACAG AGCTATTGAGAGTGTTTACAGAGAGCATTGTGAGCAGAACAGCAAAGTGCAACCTGAATATCTGGACAGCAACCCTTCAGATGACCTCATGTGGACAGACAGCGCAGTGTGGGCAAAG GTGGAGGAGTTTGGTTCCCTGGAGAGTCTGACGGAGGAAAATGGAGTCAGAATGACGAAAAAtggggagaggaagaaaaacggG CAGTCTCAAGATCCACATCATGTCCCAGAGGAGAGTCAGTGCCATTATCACCATGGAAACGGCCCCTACAACGACGTAGATATCCCAGGGTGCTGGTTTTTCAAATTACCTCATAAG gatgGGAATCACAACAATGTTGGCAGTCCTTTTTCAAAAGACTTCCTGTCCAAGATGGAGGATGGTACTCTCAGGGCTGGACATGGTGGAACCAACGCCACACGAGCTCTGGAGATCAACAAAATGATGTCCTTCTGGAGGAACGCCCATAAACGTATAAG CTCTCAGAAGGTGCTGTGGCTGCGAAAGGGAGAgcttcctcatactgtcagcag ACACAAAGAGTTTGATGAAGAGGGCCAGTACGGTGCCATATTACCTCAGGTCGTCACCGCTGGAACGGTAACACGCAGGGCTGTGGAGCCAACGTGGCTGACTGCCAGTAATGCACGG CGGGATCGGGTAGGCAGTGAGCTGAAGGCCATGGTGCAGGTACCACCTGGATATCACCTGGTGGGAGCAGATGTAGACTCTCAAGAGTTGTGGATTGCTGCTGTGCTCGGAGAGGCTCAATTTGCTGGCATGCACG GTTGCACAGCGTTTGGCTGGATGACTCTTCAGGGAAAGAAGAGTCAGGGCACCGACCTGCACAGCCGCACCGCTGATACTGTGGGCATCAGCCGAGAGCACGCCAAGGTGTTCAACTACGGACGCATTTATGGTGCAGGACAGCCCTTCGctgagaggctgctgctgcagttcaACCACCGCCTGGGTCAGACGGAAGCTGCCAGTAAGGCCAGGCAGATGTACGCCTTGACAAAGGGCACACGCAG ATACCAGTTGTCAGAGGAGGGTGAGTGGATTGTCAACGAGCTGGGTATAGAGGTGGCGAACGAAGAAGATGGAAGTGTCACCCTGCAGGAGTTGCGGAGGATCTCTCGCCTGGCCTCACAGAG CTATCGGCGGAGGAAGTGGGATATAGTTGGCAAACGTCTGTGGGCTGGAGGTACAGAGTCGGACATGTTCAACAAGCTGGAGAGTATTGCTCATTCTGCCCAGCCAGCCACTCCTGTTCTGGGCTGCAGGATTAGCAGAGCGCTGGAGCCCAGTGCAGTTAAGAATGAG tTTATCACGAGCAGAGTGAACTGGGCGGTCCAGAGCTCTGCAGTGGACTATCTACATCTGATGCTGGTGGCCATGAAGTGGCTGTTTGAGGAGCACAACATCGATGGCCGTTTCTGCATCAGCATCCATGACGAGGTGCGGTACCTCGTCCGCAGCGAAGACCGTTACCGAGCAGCGCTGGCACTTCAGATCACAAACCTGCTCACGAG GAGTGTGTTCGCCCACGCGTTAGGCATGCAGGACCTTCCTCAGTCAGTCGCTTTCTTCAGTGCAGTTGACATCGACCAGTGTCTGAGGAAGGAGGTCACCATGGACTGCGTAACCCCCTCCAACCCTACAGGTCTGGAAAGAAGATACGGCCTTCCACCTG GTGAGGCCTTGGACATGTACCAAATCATCGACATCACTAAAGGCTCTCTGAACAAAGGAAGATAG